GAGAAATAAAGATTGAGTTCTTAGGCATTCCTAGAGCGTGATCTAAAATAGATATGCTCGGCAACAAATTATGGTCAGCGCTTAGAATCCTCACTCACTGGAAATGTTGATCGCCTGTTTCTTTCGAATCGCTTCTGCAAGGAGTTTTGCATTCCGCAGATTACTTTTAAATGCCACATCGAAAACATCTCCGAAGACCGGAATGCTAACCACTGCCCAGTCGATGAGAAAGTTGATGGCCATCTTAAAAATCGTGGGAAGGTCCACCTTGGCCCTAAAAGCCTCATAAAGAAAATACAGTTGAGGTAGAAGCGTAAGCGTGTCGTCGAAGATGGCAGCACAGATAATACTTTTGAGGTACTGCAATCCATTCTTCCTGAAGATAAGCGCATGCATGTTGTACGCATGGCAAAAAATGCGGGCACCTACTCGGCAAAAAACCTGGTCTTAAAGCACTTTTGTCGAAGTGAGTTCTTTGCCCATCAGGATGCAGATGATTTTAGCTGGAAGCCCAGATTAGAGGAACAAATCGAGTTCATGAGGAACAATCCAGAAATCGCAGCGTGTGGCACTGGGATCGACGAATTCTATCGAAATGAAAGCGAAAGCCCGACTATAGTCTGCGACGAAGTTGCGGAATTTAACCCGGAGGATAACTACTTCCATCGAAAAAACCTTTATACAGAACTGCTACCCAAAGGCATCTGCTTTGGTGTCTGCCTGGATGAAACAGTTAAGACCAAACTGGCCATGAATGGGTCGCTCATGTTTCGAGCAAACGTTTTGAATGAACTTGGGGGGTTTGACGGCAGGGCGTGTTTGTCAGCGGATACAG
This genomic stretch from Opitutia bacterium ISCC 52 harbors:
- a CDS encoding DUF4112 domain-containing protein, translated to MHALIFRKNGLQYLKSIICAAIFDDTLTLLPQLYFLYEAFRAKVDLPTIFKMAINFLIDWAVVSIPVFGDVFDVAFKSNLRNAKLLAEAIRKKQAINISSE
- a CDS encoding glycosyltransferase, with the protein product MQSILPEDKRMHVVRMAKNAGTYSAKNLVLKHFCRSEFFAHQDADDFSWKPRLEEQIEFMRNNPEIAACGTGIDEFYRNESESPTIVCDEVAEFNPEDNYFHRKNLYTELLPKGICFGVCLDETVKTKLAMNGSLMFRANVLNELGGFDGRACLSADTDMIWRILSNYSVANLQQVLYSRLFHRGSMTKSKLYGFGSEKRVTYMKDSRNRLRMAKPLYEQGRIEELTQKLKNDMFVADIDFEVFDGGI